From the genome of Candidatus Hydrogenedentota bacterium, one region includes:
- a CDS encoding PmoA family protein → MARLSIVAFLLALSLPVSAQDASAVAFQETPGQLTILVGGRPFAEYVYADKAVPRPFFCRVTAPDGTQVTRNYPPDPVADKGNDDHEGFHPGIWLAFGDLGGADFWRNKARVRHDGFINAPKGGDAGAFTVRNVYETTDAPPRVICEETCTYTVRPEGAGIWLVSESTFQTTLAGVAFGDQEEMGFGVRMATPLTVKHGNGVLLNSLGGENERDTWGKAADWCAFSGMAGDHRAGVMLMASPKNFRPSWHHNRDYGLMVANPFGKKSMTAPKDRDVTEDSTPLPAGEPLTLGFAVFVFSTDSGAHPDYSALHAAYAAGLN, encoded by the coding sequence ATGGCAAGACTTTCAATCGTGGCATTTCTGTTGGCCCTTTCCCTGCCGGTGTCCGCGCAGGACGCGTCCGCTGTGGCCTTTCAGGAAACGCCGGGACAACTGACCATTCTCGTGGGCGGCCGGCCTTTCGCCGAATATGTGTACGCGGACAAGGCCGTCCCCCGCCCCTTCTTTTGCCGGGTGACGGCGCCCGACGGCACCCAGGTCACGCGGAACTATCCCCCGGACCCCGTGGCGGACAAGGGGAACGACGACCATGAGGGCTTTCATCCGGGGATTTGGCTGGCCTTCGGCGATCTCGGCGGCGCGGATTTCTGGCGGAACAAGGCGCGGGTCCGGCACGATGGTTTCATCAATGCGCCGAAGGGCGGCGACGCCGGCGCGTTCACGGTGCGAAATGTCTACGAGACCACCGACGCTCCGCCAAGGGTCATCTGCGAGGAGACCTGCACCTATACCGTCCGCCCGGAGGGCGCGGGGATATGGCTGGTGTCGGAATCCACCTTCCAGACCACGTTGGCCGGTGTCGCCTTTGGCGACCAGGAGGAGATGGGTTTCGGCGTGCGGATGGCCACGCCGCTCACAGTGAAACACGGAAACGGTGTCCTGCTCAACAGTCTGGGCGGGGAGAATGAGCGGGACACTTGGGGAAAGGCGGCGGACTGGTGCGCCTTCTCCGGCATGGCCGGGGACCACCGCGCGGGCGTCATGCTTATGGCCTCGCCGAAAAACTTCCGCCCCTCCTGGCACCACAACCGCGACTACGGGTTGATGGTCGCCAACCCTTTCGGGAAGAAATCCATGACCGCGCCCAAGGACAGGGACGTGACGGAGGACAGCACGCCCCTTCCGGCGGGGGAACCCCTCACCCTGGGCTTTGCAGTCTTTGTGTTCAGCACGGACTCGGGGGCGCATCCGGACTACAGCGCCCTCCATGCCGCGTATGCGGCGGGCCTGAACTGA